A single genomic interval of Sagittula sp. P11 harbors:
- a CDS encoding RES family NAD+ phosphorylase: MPLKDGRYSGPLYRALNAVYAREPLSGRGAELYGGRFNAKGTPALYTSLDPATALREANQVGSLQPTILVSYNADLGPIFDTRDQDRLERYGVTASILADPAWRMKMLDGQPVPTQDLASALIADGFAGFLIKSFAKGASSSDFDIVLWAWDGKGGSLDVVDDEERLSRM; encoded by the coding sequence ATGCCGCTGAAAGATGGACGCTACTCAGGGCCGCTCTACCGCGCCCTGAACGCCGTCTATGCGCGTGAACCTTTGTCCGGACGGGGCGCCGAACTCTATGGAGGGCGCTTTAATGCCAAGGGCACCCCTGCCCTCTACACCTCGCTGGATCCCGCGACCGCTCTTAGAGAAGCCAACCAGGTAGGCAGCCTGCAACCCACGATCCTGGTGTCGTACAATGCCGACCTGGGGCCAATTTTCGATACCCGCGATCAGGACAGGCTCGAACGGTATGGTGTGACAGCGTCAATACTTGCTGACCCTGCATGGCGCATGAAGATGCTCGACGGTCAACCTGTGCCGACACAGGATTTAGCAAGCGCCCTTATAGCGGATGGGTTTGCGGGGTTCCTGATCAAGAGTTTTGCGAAGGGTGCGTCGTCATCGGACTTCGACATCGTCCTGTGGGCTTGGGATGGCAAGGGCGGTTCACTTGACGTCGTGGATGACGAAGAACGGCTGTCACGAATGTGA
- a CDS encoding MbcA/ParS/Xre antitoxin family protein has translation MHITNFAEAGQFEPRKIAAVLRTSAEEIALTVGLGKDALQRRARIGSDKTQRRLRELVEVLNKVEPRFGSELMAYAWYRSEPLPGFDGRTAMQLVQEGKAQQVLEYIDAVDAGVFA, from the coding sequence ATGCATATCACGAACTTTGCTGAAGCTGGGCAATTCGAACCGCGCAAGATCGCCGCTGTGCTACGCACATCAGCAGAAGAGATCGCATTGACCGTCGGCTTGGGCAAAGACGCGTTGCAGAGGCGAGCCCGCATTGGTTCGGACAAGACGCAGCGCCGCCTGCGCGAATTGGTAGAGGTGCTGAACAAAGTCGAACCCCGCTTCGGCTCGGAACTGATGGCCTATGCATGGTACCGGTCAGAGCCCCTGCCCGGCTTTGATGGCCGGACAGCCATGCAGCTGGTGCAGGAAGGCAAAGCTCAGCAAGTTCTGGAATACATCGATGCGGTCGATGCGGGCGTCTTTGCCTGA